TTTAAATATGAGTTTGGTGTCCCAAGTTATAAAATTAACACGATCAAGGAGTGCATGACGGAGGATTTTGACTTCCAAAAGCTATTTTAACACTGGTTTACAGCAATAGACCATGCAAGATAATTTGCAGTGTGCATCACCCCATCATATCTTGGGCAAATTGCCCTTATTGCACGTAAAAACCTTGAGAACACAAGTGTGAAAGCAGCCTTTTCCACCCATCACAATTTCCGGCTGAGTATCTCCACCCAACCATCCTTCCCTTGACCATGCAATCACAACCACTTGACAGGGCAGGGGCTCCTCAGTATACTGCCCTGTCGTTTTGCTGTCTGCGCTGAGAAAGTGGGGCATTCCCCTTCTTCCCAAATGCGCGGCAGGTGGTTTTCACAGCTTGCAGAAATACTTCAAAATACGCAGGCAATTGAAAAATGCTCAGGTGCAATGCACGCGACGGCGAGCAACGCCGCAGATGAGGGTTTTTCAGCAGCCGGTTAAGGATAGAAGCCCATGTTCTCCCAACTCCAGAACTCCTTCCAGAAAGTCTTCAAGGACCTGCGCGGGCAGGGGAAGATCAGCGAAGCCAACATTCAGGAGGCCCTGCGCGAGGTGCGGGTTGCCCTGCTGGATGCCGATGTCAACATCAAGGTGGTGCGGCAGTTCATTGCGCAGGTGAAGGAGAAGGCGCTTGGGCAGGAGGTTCTGCAGAGTCTGACTCCTGGTCAGCAGTTCATCAAGATTGTTGATGCGGAGCTGACGGAGCTGATGGGGCAGACCCATACAAAGCTGCATCTTTCCAGCACTCCACCCACGGTGGTGATGATGTGCGGTTTGCAGGGCAGCGGGAAGACGACGACGGCTGGCAAGCTGGCGGCTTCGTTCAAGAAGCAGGGCCGCAAGGTTATGCTGGCGGGTGCCGATATTTACCGTCCGGCGGCGGTGGAGCAGATTCGCGCCCTGGCGGAGCAGGTGGGTGTGGATGTGTACGCCCCCGGCACGGATATTTCGCCGGTGGAGATTTGCGCCCAGGCCAGAAAGCTGGCCATGGGAAAACAGATTGATTTACTGATTCTGGATACGGCGGGGCGTCTGCATATTGATGATGCCCTGATGGAAGAGCTGGTGCAGATCAAGGCCAGCGCCCGCCCTGACGAGATTCTCTTCGTGGCCGATGCCATGACGGGTCAGGAGGCGGTCAATGTGGCCCAGTCCTTTGATGAACGCCTGGATCTTTCCGGTGTCATCCTGACGAAAATGGACAGTGACGCCCGTGGCGGTGCGGCCCTTTCCATCCGCGCGCTGCTTGGCAAGCCCATCAAGTACATTGGTGGCGGCGAGAAGATGGATGCCCTGGAGCCTTTCCACCCCGACCGGGTGGCTTCGCGCATTCTGGGCATGGGGGACATGCTCACCCTGATCGAGAAGGCTGAGAGTGTCTACGACGAAAAGACGGCCAAGAACCTGGAACGCAAGATCCGCGGCAATGAATTCAGCATGCAGGATTTCAAGGACCAGCTTTTGCAGATAAAGAAGATGGGGTCACTGGGCTCCATTATGAAGATGATTCCCGGTATGAGCTCAAAAATGGGCGATATGGATATAGACGACTCCCAGTACAAGCCGGTGGTGGCGATTATTGATTCCATGACGCCCCAGGAGCGTGAGAAGCCGGAGATCATCAACGCCAACCGCCGACGCCGCATCGCCAAGGGTTCGGGACGCACAGTGCAGGAGGTCAACCGCCTGCTGAAGCAGTTCCAGGACATGCGCAAGATGATGAAGCAGTTCTCGGGCGCGGGGGGCAAGAACAAGAAGCAGCAGCAGGCCATGATGCGCCAGCTGCAGGCCCGTATGCCCAAGGGGGCTATGGGCGGGAAGATGCCTTTCGGGCGTCGTTAGCAGGCTGCGCAAACGCACTCACCTGGCGCATACCGGGAGAGCAGCCTGTTGAAAAATGTTCAGCTGCAAGGCGTCCACATCCTGCAGATGGGCGTTTTTCAGCAAACTCACTTTGGATAAATTTTTTATCATAAAAACTTTTTTTGGAGGTCACATTGGCTGTCAAGATCAGACTCAAACGCCTGGGATCCAAAAAGCGACCCTTCTACCGAATCGTCGCCATGGACTCCCGCACCCCACGGGATGGACAATCCCTCGAAATCATCGGTACCTACAACCCCATCAAAGAGCCAGCCGAACTGCAAATTAACGAAGAAAAGGCTCTTTACTGGCTGGGTGTGGGTGCTGAACCCAGTGACACCGCGCGCAATCTGCTCTCCAAGCAGGGTGTCATGCAGAAATTCCACGAGCTGAAGCTGGAGAAAAAGAAGAAGTCTGAGTAACGCTTCTCTCAACGAGGCAAAAGAGGTCCGAAGTCATGAAAGAGTTAATCGAATATATTGTCAAATCCATTGTTGATCATCCCGATGAAGTGGAAATAACGGAAACGGAAGCGGAGAAGACGACCATTATCGAACTGAAAGTGGCTTCAGACGACCTGGGGAAAGTCATCGGCAAACAAGGACGCATGGCAAAAGCGCTGCGCACCATCGTCAGTGCCTCTGCCAGTAAAGATGGAAGACGGCTGATCCTTGAAATCATCGAGTGAAATGCTGTCCATCGCCCGCATCACCAAAACCCGTGGCCTGCGGGGCGAGCTGCAACTGTTCAGCCTTTTCAATGAGCCTGGGCGCTTTGAAGGCCTGAAGCATCTCCATATCGGAGGGGTCAGGTTTGCCGTAAGCCGTCTGCGTATTGCGGACAGCCAGCGGCTGGTGGTCAGCCTGAAGGGTGTGGACACCATCGAACAGGCGGAAGAGCTGGTGGGGCAGGATGCCTGCCTGCCGGTCGATGAGATACCCCGTTACGAAGACGAATACTTCGATTTTGAACTGCAGAAGCTTCGCGTCATCAATGATGACGGCGAAGAACTTGGATCCTTAACACAGATTATTCACACGGGCGCCAAAGACGTGTACGAAATCCTCTCTCCCGGGGGCAAGCGGTGGATGATTCCGGCCAACCATGAATTCATCCCCGAAATCAACCTGGAGGAGGGCTACATGCTGGTGCGACCCATACCCGGAATGATGGACGAAGATGCGCTTTGATATCATAACCCTCTTTCCCGAAATGGTTCAGAGCTGTTTTGCCGAAGGTGTTGTGGGTCGGGCGCTGCAGCGGGGTGATATCGCCCTGAAGTGCGTGAACCCGCGCGATTTCACCAGCGATGTGCACCGTACCGTTGACGACACCCTCTACGGTGGCGGCAGCGGCATGCTGATGAAGGCCGAACCCTTGGCCAGCGCTGTTTCAGCAGTGGAGCGCGCCAGTCGCAGCCGGGTCATCTACCTTTCGCCCCAGGGCCAGCCCCTGAATCAGGCCAAGGTACGTGAACTGGCAGAGCTGGAGCAGCTCATCCTGGTGTGCGGACGCTACGAAGGCGTTGATCAGCGTTTTATCGACCACTATGTGGACGAGGAAATCTCCATCGGTGACTATGTCATCAGTGGGGGCGAGCTGGCCGCCAGCGTAGTGATCGACAGCGTGGCCCGCTGCATTCCCGGTGTTATCGGCCAGGTGCAGAGCGTTACAGAAGACTCCTTCTTTGAAGGTCTGCTGGACGCGCCCCACTACACCCGGCCCGCCGAATTTGAGGCTGAGGCTGTTCCCGCTGTCCTCAGCGGCGGACACCATGAGCACATCGAGCAGTGGCGCGAGGAGCAATCCCTGCGCCGCACCTGGCACAAACGCCCCGATCTGCTGGAAAAAACCGTACTTTCCACCCGCCAGCGCACCATGCTGCGGAAGATCATGCGGGAGGACTGGCAGCAGCGCGGCATGCCCGGCGCCAATGTGAGCATCGCCCTGATTCACTATCCGGTGTACAACAAGCGCCATGAAGTCATCACCACTTCGGTGACCAACATGGACCTGCACGATATCTCCCGCACCGTGCGCACCTTTGAACTGACCAACTACTTTGTGGTGACGCCAGTCAAAAGCCAGCACGAACTGATGGGACGTATCACGCGCCACTGGACCGAGGGCTACGGCTCCACCTACAACCCCGATCGCAAGGAAGCTTTCGATCGTATGCAGTTTGTCCACAGCCTGGAGGATGTGCGCGAGCACTTCCGCAAGCGCGGGCAGCGGCTGGTGATTACCGCCACCAGCGCCAACCCCAAGTGGACCAACACCACCTACCCCCATCTGTCACGCATGATGGATCAGGATCGCGAAACCCAGCACCTGATCCTCTTCGGCACCGGCTGGGGACTGACAGACGAAATCATGGAAGCAGCCGACTACGTGCTGCCCCCCATAGATGGCAATGGTGAATACAATCACCTTTCCGTAAGAAGTGCCGCCGCCATCACCCTTGACCGGGTGTTCCGGCGCTACCCGTAACCACGTACTCTTCATGTTTGGAGGAAAATAATGAATCCTGTACAGATGATTGAACAGGAACAGGTACAAGAAGTACCCCAGTTCAAAGCCGGCGATACCGTCAAAGTTCACTACAAAGTCATAGAAGGCAATAAAGAGCGCGTTCAGGTATTTGAAGGCGTGGTACTGCGCCTGAAAAAAGGTGGCATCCCTACCTTTACCGTGCGCAAAGTCTCCTTTGGCGTTGGCGTGGAGCGTATCTTCCCCCTCTACTCGCCCAAAATTGCCAAACTGGAAGTGACCAAGATCGGTCGCGTGCGCCAGGGCCGCATCTACTACCTGCGCAACCTGCGCGGCAAAGCTGCCCGTATCAAAGAGCAGATGAACTACAACCGTCCCAAGTAATTCCTGCGGACGCGAAAAAAGGGAGGCAAATTGCCTCCCTTTTTTTATTTACAATTCCGTTTGTGCATCCGGCGAAGGCGCAGTACCTTCCACACAGAGGGCCACGCCTTCCACCAGTCCCAGGGCTACTTTTCGCCGAGCCGAAACCAGCAGGCGCTGCACGGTTCCACGGGATACGCCCATACGCTCACCCGCCTCCTCCTGGGTCAGGCCCAGACCATCACACAGATAGAGTGACTCCAGTTCATCGTGGGCAATGCGCTCGTGACGCAGCTGCCTGCCGGGAATACCCGCAGGCTTAAAAACCCGCTCCACCGTATCGGGGAATGGGCAACTGCAGTGGCGCGGCTTACGTGAACGCGGCACTCAGTGGTTCCCACAGCAGGAGTGTCCCCCCGATCCGTGGCCGTGACCATGGGAAGAGCAGGAGCCCTCCAGCTTCATTTCAGGCAGGGCGTTCTCCCGCAGCATCTGCATGTTTTCCGCCACGGTTTTCCCCAGCGCCTGATAGACCCGGATGCCTGCGCGACGCAGCTGATTCAGCGCTCCTGCACCTATACCTCCAGCCACCACCGCCTCAGGGCGCATTTCACCAAGGGCTTTCAGGGGTTGACACTGACTGGCCTGATGGTTCAGGTCTCCGTTGCTGAGCTCCCGCACAGCACCCGTATCCATGTCCGCCAGGACAAACAGTGGTGCAGAGCCAAAGTGGTCAAAGACAATACTCTCCAGGCCAAGATTCTGAACAATGGGAAAACAGACATTCATAGGTCACCCTCCGGGAGATATTTTGTGCATATGCACAGAATATCTCCCCGGAAGACGTTGCTGTCA
This portion of the Desulfurispirillum indicum S5 genome encodes:
- a CDS encoding NifB/NifX family molybdenum-iron cluster-binding protein, whose protein sequence is MNVCFPIVQNLGLESIVFDHFGSAPLFVLADMDTGAVRELSNGDLNHQASQCQPLKALGEMRPEAVVAGGIGAGALNQLRRAGIRVYQALGKTVAENMQMLRENALPEMKLEGSCSSHGHGHGSGGHSCCGNH
- the rpsP gene encoding 30S ribosomal protein S16 encodes the protein MAVKIRLKRLGSKKRPFYRIVAMDSRTPRDGQSLEIIGTYNPIKEPAELQINEEKALYWLGVGAEPSDTARNLLSKQGVMQKFHELKLEKKKKSE
- the rimM gene encoding ribosome maturation factor RimM (Essential for efficient processing of 16S rRNA); the protein is MKSSSEMLSIARITKTRGLRGELQLFSLFNEPGRFEGLKHLHIGGVRFAVSRLRIADSQRLVVSLKGVDTIEQAEELVGQDACLPVDEIPRYEDEYFDFELQKLRVINDDGEELGSLTQIIHTGAKDVYEILSPGGKRWMIPANHEFIPEINLEEGYMLVRPIPGMMDEDAL
- the rplS gene encoding 50S ribosomal protein L19; its protein translation is MNPVQMIEQEQVQEVPQFKAGDTVKVHYKVIEGNKERVQVFEGVVLRLKKGGIPTFTVRKVSFGVGVERIFPLYSPKIAKLEVTKIGRVRQGRIYYLRNLRGKAARIKEQMNYNRPK
- a CDS encoding KH domain-containing protein, coding for MKELIEYIVKSIVDHPDEVEITETEAEKTTIIELKVASDDLGKVIGKQGRMAKALRTIVSASASKDGRRLILEIIE
- the trmD gene encoding tRNA (guanosine(37)-N1)-methyltransferase TrmD, which encodes MRFDIITLFPEMVQSCFAEGVVGRALQRGDIALKCVNPRDFTSDVHRTVDDTLYGGGSGMLMKAEPLASAVSAVERASRSRVIYLSPQGQPLNQAKVRELAELEQLILVCGRYEGVDQRFIDHYVDEEISIGDYVISGGELAASVVIDSVARCIPGVIGQVQSVTEDSFFEGLLDAPHYTRPAEFEAEAVPAVLSGGHHEHIEQWREEQSLRRTWHKRPDLLEKTVLSTRQRTMLRKIMREDWQQRGMPGANVSIALIHYPVYNKRHEVITTSVTNMDLHDISRTVRTFELTNYFVVTPVKSQHELMGRITRHWTEGYGSTYNPDRKEAFDRMQFVHSLEDVREHFRKRGQRLVITATSANPKWTNTTYPHLSRMMDQDRETQHLILFGTGWGLTDEIMEAADYVLPPIDGNGEYNHLSVRSAAAITLDRVFRRYP
- the ffh gene encoding signal recognition particle protein, translating into MFSQLQNSFQKVFKDLRGQGKISEANIQEALREVRVALLDADVNIKVVRQFIAQVKEKALGQEVLQSLTPGQQFIKIVDAELTELMGQTHTKLHLSSTPPTVVMMCGLQGSGKTTTAGKLAASFKKQGRKVMLAGADIYRPAAVEQIRALAEQVGVDVYAPGTDISPVEICAQARKLAMGKQIDLLILDTAGRLHIDDALMEELVQIKASARPDEILFVADAMTGQEAVNVAQSFDERLDLSGVILTKMDSDARGGAALSIRALLGKPIKYIGGGEKMDALEPFHPDRVASRILGMGDMLTLIEKAESVYDEKTAKNLERKIRGNEFSMQDFKDQLLQIKKMGSLGSIMKMIPGMSSKMGDMDIDDSQYKPVVAIIDSMTPQEREKPEIINANRRRRIAKGSGRTVQEVNRLLKQFQDMRKMMKQFSGAGGKNKKQQQAMMRQLQARMPKGAMGGKMPFGRR
- a CDS encoding DUF134 domain-containing protein; its protein translation is MPRSRKPRHCSCPFPDTVERVFKPAGIPGRQLRHERIAHDELESLYLCDGLGLTQEEAGERMGVSRGTVQRLLVSARRKVALGLVEGVALCVEGTAPSPDAQTEL